The following proteins are encoded in a genomic region of uncultured Ilyobacter sp.:
- a CDS encoding HD domain-containing phosphohydrolase: MAVNLNKEIVHRVKDYLLVPESIIQLNLGLIENEGVEFDDPIARNRFFLNTLNNQEETIYSFSYGSNEGEYYGARRNEIGEVELMYNNNETGGNSWYYTLGVDGALGEFIRNFGTFDPRTRAWYERAISAEGFSYSPIYKHFVMNDLTISAASPIRVDSGDIRGVLGIHILLSGLNRVLSEITESENTYAIIVERETGHVIANSLGQENYKLDDEGKFKRITINESGNDVANKTYDEYISGKTNLIEGYRDEEKLYSMATEFDMPGIEWIVITAVSESLLGTNVNDVIMDSLIVVLMGLLISILVFVFINRKLFYPIEKILEANEIFSKGDLTKRVIINRDDELGRIGNSYNRMAERIYSLVNNLESEVKARTEEIIETNYELKESKDRLELILDSAAEGIYGVDLDGICTFVNDSALKILGYDSHDELLGKNIHDLIHHSSTEGFLIDVKECLILDSINKGKGNHVNNEVFWRKDKTFFPVEYFSYPQKLEGETVGGVVTFMDITERKNLEHKVYSEKEQFRTTLLSVGDGVISTDSKGRIKLMNPVAESLTGWTQSEAQGLPLENVFNRINEYTGETCESPVERVLGNMEVIELANNTLLVSKDGRRIPIEDSAAPIRNEVGITTGIVVVFRDFTEKKEKLNEIKYLSYHDHLTGLYNRRYIEDSLTRLDTQRNFPFTIMSVDVNGLKLTNDTFGHEMGDKILTSCGKILREVCREDDIIGRMGGDEFMILLPSTDEVVAQKIKERIEIASKKIRLDSVIVSLAVGFSTKDTEDIEIQTVMSKADNNMYKNKLKYGKIMRSQTIELLLKNINLKYDNEQIHTERVSQYCEAIAREIGFSENEVNKVKTAAVLHDIGKITISTEILNKPGRLTQDEYEIIKKHPETGYQILKSVDEYAPFALDILYHHERIDGNGYPEGLKGEEIPLVARIIAVADTYEAMMAKRPYQIPKTKDEAIQELIRCSGSQFDPEIVRVFMEHVL; encoded by the coding sequence TTGGCTGTCAATCTGAATAAGGAGATCGTACACCGTGTCAAAGACTACCTTTTGGTTCCTGAGTCCATTATTCAACTTAATCTCGGGTTGATTGAAAATGAGGGAGTTGAATTTGATGACCCCATCGCGAGAAATAGGTTTTTCTTAAACACCTTGAATAACCAGGAAGAAACAATCTATAGCTTCAGTTACGGATCTAATGAAGGTGAGTATTACGGAGCTAGAAGAAATGAGATTGGCGAGGTTGAGTTGATGTACAACAACAATGAAACCGGAGGTAACTCTTGGTACTATACACTGGGAGTTGATGGTGCATTAGGTGAATTCATAAGGAATTTTGGAACCTTTGACCCTAGAACAAGGGCATGGTATGAAAGGGCTATTAGCGCTGAAGGGTTTTCCTATTCTCCGATTTACAAGCATTTTGTTATGAATGATCTGACCATCTCCGCGGCATCACCTATAAGAGTCGATTCAGGAGATATCAGAGGTGTTCTAGGAATACATATACTGCTTTCGGGATTAAACAGAGTTTTATCTGAAATCACCGAATCTGAAAATACCTATGCCATAATTGTAGAAAGGGAAACCGGACATGTTATCGCTAATTCCCTTGGTCAGGAAAACTACAAATTGGATGACGAAGGGAAATTTAAGAGAATCACCATTAATGAAAGTGGAAACGATGTTGCAAATAAAACTTATGATGAATATATATCCGGGAAAACCAATCTTATTGAAGGTTACAGAGATGAGGAGAAACTTTACAGCATGGCCACAGAGTTTGACATGCCTGGTATTGAATGGATTGTAATCACCGCAGTGTCTGAAAGTCTGCTGGGAACTAATGTCAATGATGTAATAATGGACAGTCTGATTGTAGTTCTTATGGGGCTTCTGATTTCGATTCTTGTTTTTGTATTTATAAATAGAAAGCTTTTTTATCCCATAGAGAAAATTCTTGAAGCCAATGAAATTTTTTCGAAAGGTGATTTGACCAAAAGAGTAATAATCAACAGGGATGATGAGCTAGGAAGAATTGGTAACTCATATAACCGTATGGCAGAGCGGATTTATTCACTTGTGAACAATCTTGAGAGTGAGGTAAAGGCAAGGACCGAAGAAATAATAGAGACTAATTATGAGCTTAAAGAAAGCAAGGACAGACTTGAGCTGATCCTCGACTCGGCGGCGGAAGGTATTTACGGTGTTGACCTAGATGGGATCTGTACTTTTGTCAATGACAGTGCATTAAAGATTTTAGGTTATGACAGTCATGATGAGTTACTGGGAAAAAATATTCATGATTTGATCCATCACAGCTCTACCGAAGGTTTTTTAATAGATGTTAAAGAATGCTTGATATTGGATTCAATAAATAAAGGAAAGGGTAACCACGTTAATAATGAAGTGTTTTGGAGAAAAGATAAAACATTTTTTCCTGTGGAATATTTCAGCTATCCTCAAAAATTGGAGGGAGAAACCGTTGGTGGTGTGGTTACCTTTATGGATATTACAGAAAGGAAAAACCTTGAGCACAAGGTCTACTCGGAAAAAGAGCAGTTCAGAACAACCCTGCTCTCGGTGGGGGATGGTGTAATATCAACAGACTCAAAAGGAAGAATAAAGTTAATGAATCCTGTGGCGGAGTCCCTGACGGGATGGACACAAAGTGAGGCCCAAGGTTTACCCTTGGAAAATGTTTTCAACAGAATAAATGAATATACTGGTGAGACTTGTGAAAGTCCTGTAGAACGGGTATTAGGGAACATGGAGGTCATTGAACTTGCTAATAATACATTGCTCGTATCAAAAGATGGAAGAAGAATTCCCATTGAAGACAGTGCAGCTCCAATCAGAAATGAAGTGGGGATCACCACAGGTATTGTTGTAGTATTCAGGGATTTTACGGAAAAGAAAGAGAAACTCAATGAAATTAAGTACCTAAGTTATCATGACCACCTGACGGGGTTGTACAACAGACGATATATAGAGGATTCATTGACTCGACTAGATACTCAAAGAAATTTTCCATTCACCATCATGTCTGTAGACGTGAACGGCCTCAAACTGACGAATGATACATTCGGTCACGAGATGGGCGACAAGATCCTTACCAGTTGTGGGAAAATATTGAGAGAAGTATGCCGGGAAGATGACATCATCGGAAGAATGGGGGGAGACGAGTTTATGATTCTCCTGCCGAGCACAGATGAAGTTGTAGCCCAAAAGATTAAGGAGAGGATTGAGATTGCTTCGAAAAAGATCAGATTGGACTCGGTCATTGTCTCCCTTGCCGTGGGATTCTCAACAAAGGATACTGAGGATATTGAAATTCAAACGGTCATGTCGAAAGCGGACAATAACATGTATAAGAATAAACTGAAGTATGGAAAGATCATGAGAAGCCAAACCATCGAATTGCTTCTTAAAAACATTAATTTAAAATATGACAACGAGCAAATTCATACGGAACGAGTTTCCCAGTATTGTGAAGCCATTGCAAGGGAAATTGGATTTTCAGAAAACGAGGTTAATAAGGTAAAAACTGCAGCGGTGCTTCATGATATAGGAAAGATTACGATCTCTACCGAGATCTTGAATAAGCCTGGACGGCTAACCCAGGATGAGTATGAGATCATTAAAAAACATCCTGAAACAGGGTATCAGATATTGAAATCCGTGGATGAGTACGCACCATTTGCTTTAGATATTCTGTATCATCATGAGAGGATTGATGGGAATGGATACCCTGAAGGACTGAAAGGGGAGGAGATTCCTCTTGTGGCAAGGATCATAGCAGTTGCCGACACCTACGAAGCAATGATGGCAAAGAGACCTTATCAGATACCCAAAACAAAAGATGAGGCAATACAAGAACTTATAAGATGCTCTGGAAGTCAATTTGATCCAGAAATTGTCAGGGTGTTTATGGAGCATGTTCTTTAG
- a CDS encoding cupin domain-containing protein, whose translation MVEKMIEKVFKMSQEDKTVVEKLILEDDIHYINMVFTKGKGLPLHYSNAVVHMTVVRGKLSITLGDQDTKVYEAGTLLRIPFNVKMNVRNEHDETLGLIVVKAPGPKVPVEYVR comes from the coding sequence ATGGTGGAAAAAATGATAGAAAAAGTATTTAAAATGTCGCAGGAAGACAAGACTGTCGTAGAAAAATTGATTTTAGAGGATGATATACACTATATAAATATGGTGTTTACCAAAGGCAAAGGTCTACCTCTGCACTATTCGAATGCAGTTGTTCACATGACTGTTGTAAGAGGGAAGCTATCTATTACTTTAGGGGATCAAGATACAAAAGTATATGAAGCTGGAACACTTTTAAGAATACCTTTTAATGTGAAAATGAATGTTAGAAATGAGCATGATGAGACTTTAGGACTTATAGTAGTAAAAGCTCCAGGACCAAAAGTTCCAGTAGAATATGTAAGATAG
- a CDS encoding S1 RNA-binding domain-containing protein, with protein MKFEKIQIGDELQVRVEKLLGYKASLRSGDVEGFIHKDETDWTRVADISDVVQEGELITAKVIRKIEKENIELLEFTLKKEEENPILKYQDKYKMGNIIEGEVVNIVDYGVTVETEDVGGFVQVSEMSWDSNRHPSVYCNIGDKIKAKIIGINEERGTLSLSMKEVLENPWEKIKEKYKVGDITEVVVEGLYTANAMGSVILNISSGEVFAKADLDGEVEVFLTISNFSNSEREELVGKRVKAEITFLDAEKQYVRLNLIEE; from the coding sequence GTGAAGTTTGAAAAAATACAGATTGGGGATGAACTACAGGTAAGAGTGGAAAAACTCTTAGGCTATAAAGCTTCTTTAAGAAGTGGTGACGTAGAAGGTTTTATTCATAAAGACGAAACGGATTGGACAAGAGTAGCGGATATCAGTGATGTTGTACAAGAAGGTGAGCTGATAACTGCAAAAGTTATAAGGAAGATAGAAAAAGAGAATATCGAGTTATTGGAATTTACATTGAAAAAAGAGGAAGAGAATCCAATATTAAAATATCAAGATAAGTATAAGATGGGAAACATAATAGAGGGAGAAGTTGTGAATATAGTGGACTATGGAGTAACCGTAGAAACAGAGGATGTGGGAGGCTTTGTCCAGGTATCAGAAATGAGCTGGGATAGCAACCGTCATCCTAGTGTGTACTGTAATATAGGAGACAAGATAAAAGCTAAGATCATTGGCATAAATGAAGAAAGAGGAACTTTGAGTCTTTCTATGAAAGAAGTCTTGGAGAATCCATGGGAGAAAATAAAAGAAAAGTACAAGGTCGGTGATATCACTGAGGTAGTAGTAGAAGGTTTATATACCGCAAATGCAATGGGAAGTGTGATTTTAAATATATCAAGTGGTGAAGTTTTTGCTAAGGCTGATCTAGATGGAGAAGTAGAGGTGTTTTTAACAATTTCCAATTTTTCAAATAGTGAGAGGGAAGAGTTAGTCGGAAAGAGGGTAAAAGCTGAAATTACATTTTTAGATGCTGAAAAACAGTATGTAAGGTTGAACCTTATAGAAGAATAG
- a CDS encoding prepilin-type N-terminal cleavage/methylation domain-containing protein, producing the protein MNKAFTLIELMIVLFVISLVSAIAIPKYSNLTSEAKVANVQANLSNLNTAIEMYNLKNGSYPELEGNQTASLYQEIETTPGTTLTWSISHMERVGEDVSTVSFCYRDESIVLEIMTDGNTEWGTYTGTYVVPEGQTTTIFYVDAVSTATGSASVGNFIDAFSVTSQ; encoded by the coding sequence TTGAATAAGGCTTTTACCCTTATAGAATTAATGATAGTCCTTTTTGTCATTTCCCTGGTCTCTGCGATTGCTATCCCTAAATATAGCAATCTAACATCTGAGGCCAAAGTAGCAAATGTGCAGGCGAATCTTTCAAATTTAAATACTGCGATAGAGATGTATAACTTGAAGAATGGTTCATATCCAGAGTTGGAAGGAAATCAGACAGCATCTCTATATCAGGAAATAGAAACAACGCCCGGCACAACATTAACATGGTCTATTAGCCACATGGAAAGAGTCGGAGAAGATGTCTCAACAGTAAGTTTTTGTTATAGAGATGAAAGCATCGTATTGGAAATCATGACTGATGGCAATACTGAATGGGGAACTTATACGGGAACATATGTAGTGCCTGAAGGTCAAACTACTACTATCTTTTATGTAGATGCAGTAAGCACTGCAACAGGATCTGCATCAGTGGGGAATTTTATAGACGCTTTTTCAGTGACGTCACAGTAA